A genomic segment from Streptomyces sp. NBC_00459 encodes:
- a CDS encoding exo-rhamnogalacturonan lyase family protein, translating to MSPIPRRSLLKAAAVAGAAAQFSWALGAKDAQAAPGAAEADGDPVTLDWLEDGGLGAAPGSTVGVPWPKGTYEASQTFALTDGTGKAVPVQSWPLAYWPDGTLKWTAHAVSSGGAGKLTLAAGAPAAPAAKVTVDKRGGTIDISTGVITARIGKSGSTLVKSVTRGSTEIAKNGRLVLIRQPEIEDEDQGATKFERFDSAISKVEVEQDGPVRAVVRIDGKHRKGSRSWLPFSVRLYFYAGADSFRMVHTITYDGTQEPGKASGDFIRGIGVRFTVPMRDASYDRHIRIGGDGTGLLREAVKGITGQRRDPGATVQAAQFAGEKLADPSTWDQRVTTRLQYIPEWGDYTLSQLSADGFTLRKRTKKGHGWIGAGGGKRASGFGYVGGASGGFSFGLRDFWEKHPAQLDIRDAQTDEAEVTLWLWSPEAQPMDLRFYHDGMGQDTYAKQLEGLNITYEDYEPGFGTPYGIARTSELLFWANESTPSAEKLAEQVEAVRVLPQLAAPPKQLIKAQVFGPGLYSEPDRSTPAKAKIEDHLDFLFTYYKDQVEQRRWYGFWDYGDIMHTYDTFRHQWRYDVGGYAWDNSELSPDLWLWFAYLRSGRADIFRFAEAMTRHTGEVDVYHLGQWAGLGTRHGVQHYADSAKQQRIANTTYRRYYYFLTGDERVGDLMHANVDSDETFLVLDPIRKIRTEPYTPDRHALSIGFGTDWSGLVSAWLTEWERKGPKWEKAKARVLSTMETIAAQPNGFVQGSGLYDLDTGRFAVAAAPVVGVSHLSAVFGLNELCAELIDLVDMPEFNEAYFDYCRYFNATKAEQAARYGSNFGTLLLFQGHSRLDAYAAVRTGDEKLAKRAWDKFYNSDGYKESAPWKTEALSGPVALVPGSEAVWVSTNDTALYGLAAIENLALLGDRMPS from the coding sequence ATGTCTCCCATCCCCCGCAGGTCCCTCCTCAAGGCCGCCGCAGTCGCCGGAGCCGCCGCCCAGTTCAGCTGGGCCCTGGGAGCGAAGGACGCGCAGGCCGCGCCCGGAGCCGCCGAGGCCGACGGCGATCCCGTGACCCTGGACTGGCTGGAGGACGGAGGCCTCGGCGCCGCCCCCGGGTCCACGGTCGGTGTGCCCTGGCCGAAGGGCACCTACGAGGCGAGCCAGACCTTCGCGCTCACGGACGGCACCGGCAAAGCCGTCCCCGTACAGTCGTGGCCGCTCGCCTACTGGCCCGACGGCACCCTCAAGTGGACCGCGCACGCCGTGAGTTCGGGCGGCGCCGGGAAGCTGACACTCGCCGCCGGGGCGCCCGCGGCCCCCGCCGCGAAGGTCACCGTCGACAAGCGCGGCGGGACCATCGACATCTCGACCGGAGTCATCACCGCGCGCATCGGCAAGTCCGGCTCCACGCTGGTGAAGTCGGTGACACGCGGCTCCACCGAGATCGCGAAGAACGGGCGGCTCGTCCTCATCCGCCAGCCCGAGATCGAGGACGAGGACCAAGGCGCCACCAAGTTCGAACGCTTCGACAGCGCCATCAGCAAGGTGGAGGTCGAACAGGACGGCCCCGTCAGGGCAGTTGTCCGCATCGACGGCAAGCACCGCAAGGGCAGCCGCAGTTGGCTCCCCTTCTCGGTCCGCCTCTACTTCTACGCCGGCGCCGACTCCTTCCGCATGGTCCACACCATCACGTACGACGGCACCCAGGAGCCCGGCAAGGCCAGCGGCGACTTCATCCGCGGCATCGGGGTCCGCTTCACCGTGCCGATGCGGGACGCCTCGTACGACCGGCACATCCGCATCGGCGGCGACGGCACCGGACTGCTGCGCGAGGCCGTCAAGGGCATCACCGGGCAGCGGCGCGACCCCGGAGCGACCGTCCAGGCAGCCCAGTTCGCGGGGGAGAAGCTGGCCGACCCGTCGACCTGGGACCAGCGCGTCACCACCCGCCTCCAGTACATCCCCGAGTGGGGCGACTACACGCTCTCCCAGCTCTCCGCCGACGGCTTCACCCTCCGCAAGCGCACCAAGAAGGGCCACGGCTGGATCGGCGCCGGCGGCGGCAAGCGCGCCTCCGGATTCGGCTACGTCGGCGGGGCGAGCGGCGGATTCTCCTTCGGGCTGCGGGACTTCTGGGAGAAGCACCCCGCCCAGCTCGACATCCGCGACGCCCAGACCGACGAGGCCGAGGTCACCCTCTGGCTCTGGTCGCCCGAGGCCCAGCCCATGGACCTGCGCTTCTACCACGACGGCATGGGCCAGGACACGTACGCGAAGCAGCTCGAAGGCCTCAACATCACCTACGAGGACTACGAACCCGGCTTCGGCACCCCCTACGGCATCGCCCGCACCTCCGAACTCCTCTTCTGGGCCAACGAGTCGACCCCGAGCGCCGAGAAGCTCGCCGAACAGGTCGAAGCCGTACGGGTGCTGCCGCAGCTCGCCGCCCCGCCCAAGCAGCTCATCAAGGCCCAGGTCTTCGGCCCCGGCCTCTACTCCGAGCCCGACCGCTCCACACCCGCCAAGGCCAAGATCGAGGACCACCTCGACTTCCTCTTCACCTACTACAAGGACCAGGTGGAGCAGCGCCGTTGGTACGGCTTCTGGGACTACGGCGACATCATGCACACCTACGACACCTTCAGGCACCAGTGGCGGTACGACGTCGGCGGCTACGCCTGGGACAACTCCGAACTGTCGCCGGACCTCTGGCTCTGGTTCGCGTACCTGCGCTCCGGCCGCGCGGACATCTTCCGCTTCGCCGAGGCGATGACCCGCCACACCGGCGAGGTCGACGTCTACCACCTCGGACAGTGGGCCGGCCTCGGCACCCGGCACGGCGTACAGCACTACGCCGACAGTGCCAAGCAGCAGCGCATCGCCAACACCACCTACCGCCGGTACTACTACTTCCTCACCGGTGACGAACGCGTCGGCGACCTCATGCACGCCAACGTCGACAGCGACGAGACCTTCCTCGTCCTCGACCCCATCCGCAAGATCCGCACCGAGCCCTACACACCCGACCGCCACGCCCTGTCGATCGGCTTCGGCACCGACTGGAGCGGCCTCGTGTCGGCCTGGCTCACCGAGTGGGAGCGCAAGGGCCCCAAGTGGGAGAAGGCCAAGGCGCGCGTCCTGTCCACCATGGAGACCATCGCCGCCCAGCCCAACGGCTTCGTGCAGGGCAGCGGGCTGTACGACCTCGACACCGGGAGGTTCGCCGTCGCCGCGGCGCCCGTCGTCGGTGTCTCGCACCTCTCCGCCGTCTTCGGGCTCAACGAACTGTGCGCCGAACTCATCGACCTGGTCGACATGCCCGAGTTCAACGAGGCCTACTTCGACTACTGCCGCTACTTCAACGCGACGAAGGCCGAACAGGCGGCACGCTACGGCTCCAACTTCGGCACCCTGCTGCTGTTCCAGGGCCACTCGCGCCTCGACGCGTACGCCGCCGTCCGGACCGGGGACGAGAAGCTCGCCAAGCGCGCATGGGACAAGTTCTACAACTCCGACGGCTACAAGGAGTCGGCCCCCTGGAAAACGGAGGCGTTGAGCGGGCCGGTGGCGTTGGTGCCGGGTAGCGAGGCGGTGTGGGTGTCCACGAACGACACCGCGTTGTACGGCCTCGCCGCCATCGAGAATCTGGCGCTGCTCGGGGACAGGATGCCTTCGTAG
- a CDS encoding SRPBCC family protein, translated as MDWSHYRFHTQWTLAAPLADVYDALEQAEDYPRWWPQVREVDRIDDTSGVVRIRSLLPYDLTFTARETRRDPAAGVLEITMTGDLDGWARWTLTETGSGTLADYDQEVDVTKPLMRRLAVPGRPLFRANHALMMRAGRRGLAAHLEAV; from the coding sequence ATGGACTGGAGCCATTACCGCTTCCACACCCAGTGGACCCTCGCCGCGCCGCTCGCCGACGTCTACGACGCCCTGGAACAGGCCGAGGACTACCCCCGCTGGTGGCCGCAGGTGCGCGAGGTCGACCGCATCGACGACACCAGCGGAGTCGTCCGTATCCGCTCCCTGCTGCCGTACGACCTGACCTTCACCGCACGCGAGACGCGCCGCGACCCGGCGGCCGGAGTCCTGGAGATCACCATGACCGGCGACCTCGACGGCTGGGCGCGCTGGACGCTCACCGAAACCGGCTCCGGCACCCTCGCCGACTACGACCAGGAGGTCGACGTCACCAAGCCGCTGATGCGCCGCCTCGCCGTCCCCGGACGGCCGCTGTTCCGCGCCAACCACGCCCTGATGATGCGCGCGGGACGACGCGGGCTGGCCGCCCACCTCGAAGCGGTTTGA
- a CDS encoding DUF4365 domain-containing protein yields MAIAQPERGGLLPERTAPHRGNLATTACMETLQVGYLHAVAAAAGCSLSQPFPDNGIDWHVSHGAPGHTVDDEVTIKVQLKCTYQIAPNPSGPYFSFTLDNAHLTKLARTPVSVHKILVVMLVPRSQDDWLSAGHDRLDLRHCCYWINLAGQRTTGRYRTTVRIPTSRIFDDRALCEIMTRVGTGGRP; encoded by the coding sequence ATGGCGATAGCGCAGCCCGAACGGGGCGGGCTGCTGCCCGAGCGGACGGCACCCCATCGAGGCAACCTCGCCACCACCGCCTGCATGGAGACACTGCAGGTGGGCTATCTGCACGCCGTCGCCGCGGCGGCCGGCTGCTCGCTGTCCCAGCCGTTCCCCGACAACGGCATCGACTGGCACGTCAGCCACGGCGCCCCCGGGCACACGGTCGACGACGAGGTCACCATCAAGGTCCAGCTGAAGTGCACGTACCAGATCGCACCGAACCCGTCGGGCCCGTACTTCTCCTTCACGCTCGACAACGCCCACCTGACGAAACTCGCCCGCACCCCGGTCTCCGTGCACAAGATCCTGGTCGTGATGCTCGTACCGCGCTCGCAGGACGACTGGCTGAGCGCCGGCCACGACCGCCTCGACCTGCGGCACTGCTGCTACTGGATCAACCTCGCCGGACAGCGGACCACCGGCCGGTACCGGACCACCGTGCGGATACCGACCTCACGCATCTTCGACGACCGCGCGCTCTGCGAGATCATGACGCGCGTCGGGACGGGAGGCAGACCGTGA
- a CDS encoding HIT family protein — MLHGMTSEPEQQIGVGTQDAFQRLWTPHRMAYIQGENKPTGPGADDGCPFCSIPAKSDEDGLVLQRGEQVYAVLNLYPYTGGHLMVVPYRHVADYTDLTDSETAELAELTKQAMTALRRASGAHGFNIGMNQGTVAGAGIAAHLHQHIVPRWGGDTNFMPVVGHTKVLPQLLGDTRKMLAEAWPSSAGPGTSSLV, encoded by the coding sequence ATGCTGCATGGCATGACGAGTGAGCCGGAGCAGCAGATCGGAGTCGGGACGCAGGACGCCTTTCAGCGCCTGTGGACGCCTCACCGGATGGCGTACATCCAGGGCGAGAACAAGCCCACCGGTCCAGGCGCCGACGACGGCTGTCCCTTCTGCTCGATCCCGGCCAAGTCCGACGAGGATGGCCTCGTCCTCCAGCGTGGCGAGCAGGTCTACGCCGTGCTGAATCTGTACCCGTACACGGGCGGCCATCTGATGGTCGTGCCGTACCGGCATGTCGCCGACTACACGGACCTGACGGACTCCGAGACCGCCGAACTGGCCGAGCTGACCAAGCAGGCGATGACGGCACTGCGCAGGGCGTCCGGGGCGCACGGCTTCAACATCGGGATGAACCAGGGCACGGTGGCGGGCGCGGGCATCGCGGCCCATCTGCACCAGCACATCGTCCCGCGCTGGGGCGGCGACACGAACTTCATGCCGGTGGTGGGCCACACGAAGGTGCTGCCGCAGCTGCTGGGGGACACCAGGAAGATGCTGGCGGAGGCGTGGCCGTCGAGCGCGGGCCCGGGCACCTCCAGCCTGGTCTAG
- a CDS encoding 3'-5' exonuclease: protein MTCWYEGPLAAFDTETTGVDVETDRIVSASVVVQEGPAIRPRVSRWLINPGVPVPASATAVHGLTDEHLQRNGRWPAPVMEEIARALAEQAAAGRPLVIMNAPFDLTMLDRELRRHRASSLDRWFDSKPLLVLDPRVLDKHLDRYRKGRRTLTDLCAHYGVTLEGAHDAAADATASLEVVRAVGRRFATRLERLSPAELHTLQAVWHAAQARGLQAWFAKSGTPEAVDPAWPLRPEMPAAA, encoded by the coding sequence ATGACGTGCTGGTACGAGGGCCCCTTGGCCGCGTTCGACACGGAGACCACGGGTGTGGACGTCGAGACCGACCGGATCGTGTCGGCTTCCGTCGTGGTCCAGGAAGGTCCGGCCATCCGGCCGCGGGTCAGCCGCTGGCTGATCAACCCGGGTGTTCCCGTGCCCGCTTCGGCGACGGCGGTGCACGGGCTGACGGACGAACATCTGCAGCGCAACGGCCGCTGGCCGGCCCCTGTGATGGAGGAGATAGCCCGGGCGCTGGCGGAGCAGGCGGCGGCGGGCCGCCCGCTGGTCATCATGAACGCGCCCTTCGATCTGACCATGCTGGACCGGGAGTTGCGCCGCCATCGCGCCTCGTCGCTCGACCGCTGGTTCGACTCGAAACCGCTGCTGGTGCTGGATCCCCGGGTCCTGGACAAGCACCTGGACCGCTACCGCAAGGGCCGCCGCACCCTCACCGACCTGTGCGCGCACTACGGCGTCACACTGGAGGGCGCCCATGACGCGGCGGCGGACGCGACGGCCTCGCTGGAGGTCGTACGGGCGGTCGGGCGCCGTTTCGCGACCCGGCTGGAGCGCCTCTCCCCCGCCGAACTGCACACGCTCCAGGCGGTCTGGCACGCGGCGCAGGCGCGCGGTCTGCAGGCGTGGTTCGCGAAGAGCGGTACGCCGGAGGCGGTGGATCCGGCGTGGCCGCTGCGTCCGGAGATGCCGGCGGCGGCCTAG
- a CDS encoding potassium channel family protein → MDDDSRTKRWERRTEVPLGVASLLFLAAYAVRVLALDPSGVGQVLCLAALLAAWAVFALDYAVRWRLSGDGTRFVRTHWLDTVVLLLPLLRPLRVVRVYEAVLHRRGRPRLALHARVIVYAGLSVALLGFTGALAVYQQEHAEPGATIRTFGDAVWWTCATLATVGYGDVAPVTPVGRLVAVGLMACGLALLGAVTGSFSSWLLQVFSREDAPARDSPGDSEGPPGK, encoded by the coding sequence ATGGACGACGACAGCCGCACGAAACGCTGGGAGCGGCGCACCGAGGTCCCGCTCGGGGTGGCGTCGCTGCTCTTCCTCGCCGCGTACGCGGTCCGCGTACTCGCCCTCGATCCGTCCGGCGTCGGACAGGTCCTCTGCCTGGCCGCGCTGCTGGCCGCCTGGGCGGTCTTCGCGCTCGACTACGCGGTGCGCTGGCGGCTGAGCGGCGACGGCACCCGGTTCGTCCGCACGCACTGGCTGGACACCGTCGTCCTGTTGCTGCCGCTGCTGCGCCCGTTGCGGGTCGTCAGGGTGTACGAGGCCGTTCTGCACCGGCGTGGCAGGCCCCGGCTCGCGCTGCACGCACGCGTGATCGTGTACGCCGGTCTGTCGGTGGCCCTGCTCGGGTTCACGGGCGCCCTGGCCGTGTACCAGCAGGAGCACGCCGAGCCCGGTGCGACGATCCGGACGTTCGGCGACGCGGTGTGGTGGACCTGCGCCACGCTCGCGACCGTCGGGTACGGCGATGTCGCTCCCGTGACCCCGGTCGGCCGGTTGGTCGCGGTGGGGCTGATGGCGTGCGGTCTCGCGCTGCTGGGCGCGGTGACGGGGTCGTTCTCGTCGTGGCTGCTGCAGGTGTTCTCGCGGGAGGACGCGCCGGCGCGGGACTCGCCCGGAGACAGCGAAGGGCCCCCGGGGAAGTGA
- the thrS gene encoding threonine--tRNA ligase yields the protein MSEVRVIIHRDSEREERVVTTGTTAADLFAGERSIVAARVGGELKDLAYAVADGEEVEPVEISSEDGLNILRHSTAHVMAQAVQELFPEAKLGIGPPVKDGFYYDFDVEKPFTPEDLKVIEKKMQEIQKRGQRFSRRVVTDEAAREELASEPYKLELIGIKGSASTDDGANVEVGSGELTIYDNLDAKTGDLCWKDLCRGPHLPTTRNIPAFKLMRNAAAYWRGSEKNPMLQRIYGTAWPTKEELKAHLDFLVEAEKRDHRKLGNELDLFSIPDQIGSGLAVFHPKGGIIRRVMEDYSRRRHEEEGYEFVYTPHATKGKLFETSGHLDWYADGMYPPMQLDEGVDYYLKPMNCPMHNLIFDARGRSYRELPLRLFEFGTVYRYEKSGVVHGLTRARGFTQDDAHIYCTREQMAEELDRTLTFVLGLLRDYGLTDFYLELSTKDPEKFVGSDEVWEEATETLRQVAEKQGLPLTPDPGGAAFYGPKISVQAKDAIGRTWQMSTVQLDFNLPERFDLEYTGPDGTKQRPVMIHRALFGSIERFFAVLLEHYAGAFPAWLAPVQAVGIPIGDGHVEYLQKFAAEAKKQGLRVEVDSSSDRMQKKIRNAQKQKVPFMVIVGDDDMNGDTVSFRYRDGSQENGIPFADALAKIAKVVEERTQI from the coding sequence GTGTCAGAAGTCCGTGTGATCATCCATCGCGATTCCGAGCGGGAAGAGCGCGTGGTGACGACGGGGACTACGGCCGCCGACCTCTTCGCCGGCGAACGTTCGATCGTCGCCGCGCGCGTGGGCGGGGAGCTCAAGGACCTCGCGTACGCGGTGGCGGACGGCGAGGAGGTCGAGCCCGTCGAGATCTCCTCCGAGGACGGCCTCAACATCCTTCGCCACTCCACCGCCCACGTCATGGCCCAGGCCGTGCAGGAACTGTTCCCCGAGGCCAAGCTCGGCATCGGCCCGCCGGTCAAGGACGGCTTCTACTACGACTTCGACGTCGAGAAGCCGTTCACGCCCGAGGACCTCAAGGTCATCGAGAAGAAGATGCAGGAGATCCAGAAGCGCGGGCAGCGGTTCTCCCGCCGTGTGGTGACCGACGAGGCGGCTCGCGAGGAGCTGGCGTCGGAGCCGTACAAGCTGGAGCTGATCGGCATCAAGGGCTCCGCATCGACCGACGACGGCGCGAACGTCGAGGTCGGCTCCGGCGAGCTGACCATCTACGACAACCTCGACGCCAAGACCGGCGACCTGTGCTGGAAGGACCTCTGCCGCGGTCCCCACCTGCCCACCACCCGGAACATCCCGGCGTTCAAGCTGATGCGCAACGCCGCGGCCTACTGGCGGGGCAGCGAGAAGAACCCGATGCTCCAGCGCATCTACGGCACCGCCTGGCCCACCAAGGAGGAGCTGAAGGCGCACCTCGACTTCCTCGTCGAGGCCGAGAAGCGCGACCACCGCAAGCTGGGCAACGAGCTGGACCTGTTCTCCATCCCGGACCAGATCGGCTCCGGCCTCGCCGTCTTCCACCCCAAGGGCGGCATCATCCGCCGCGTGATGGAGGACTACTCGCGCCGCCGGCACGAGGAGGAGGGCTACGAGTTCGTCTACACCCCGCACGCGACGAAGGGGAAGCTCTTCGAGACCTCGGGTCACCTGGACTGGTACGCCGACGGCATGTACCCGCCCATGCAGCTCGACGAGGGCGTGGACTACTACCTCAAGCCCATGAACTGCCCGATGCACAACCTGATCTTCGACGCCCGCGGCCGTTCCTACCGTGAACTCCCGCTGCGCCTCTTCGAGTTCGGGACCGTGTACCGGTACGAGAAGTCCGGCGTGGTGCACGGTCTGACCCGTGCCCGCGGCTTCACCCAGGACGACGCGCACATCTACTGCACCCGCGAGCAGATGGCGGAGGAACTCGACCGCACGCTCACCTTCGTGCTCGGGCTGCTGCGCGACTACGGTCTGACCGACTTCTACCTCGAGCTGTCCACCAAGGACCCGGAGAAGTTCGTCGGCTCGGACGAGGTCTGGGAGGAGGCCACCGAGACGCTGCGTCAGGTGGCCGAGAAGCAGGGGCTGCCGCTGACCCCCGACCCCGGTGGCGCGGCCTTCTACGGGCCGAAGATCTCCGTCCAGGCGAAGGACGCGATCGGCCGTACCTGGCAGATGTCGACGGTCCAGCTGGACTTCAACCTGCCCGAGCGGTTCGACCTGGAGTACACGGGGCCCGACGGCACCAAGCAGCGCCCGGTGATGATCCACCGCGCCCTGTTCGGCTCGATCGAGCGGTTCTTCGCGGTGCTCCTGGAGCACTACGCGGGCGCGTTCCCGGCATGGCTGGCGCCGGTCCAGGCGGTCGGTATCCCGATCGGCGACGGGCACGTGGAGTACCTGCAGAAGTTCGCCGCCGAGGCGAAGAAGCAGGGGCTGCGGGTCGAGGTGGACTCGTCGTCCGACCGTATGCAGAAGAAGATCCGCAACGCCCAGAAGCAGAAGGTCCCGTTCATGGTCATCGTCGGCGACGACGACATGAACGGTGACACGGTGTCCTTCCGCTACCGGGACGGTTCGCAGGAGAACGGCATCCCCTTCGCGGACGCCCTCGCGAAGATCGCGAAGGTCGTGGAGGAGCGGACGCAGATCTGA
- a CDS encoding SCO7613 C-terminal domain-containing membrane protein, with the protein MPYDVTRTTLHGMTHILPPAEELRLLDAELWQLDRRRAQLLARRTWLVAALQPRPTQPNPATAPRQETSAPGVQNLLLLLGGLLLTIAATVFTLVSWGHMSIAGRALVLGAVTLAALTAPLALVRRGLRATAESVGGLGLALTVLDAYALYAVAFPGTGVAGYTAVASAVLAGLWTAYGLLPRVTDLRLPLPAALVAAQLPMFFWALSSSAGSHGIAAALLVTAAFDTAVALRVAAGSVRVVAVVGAYGLGAPGALTAGWLSWTATGPGAAARAAALVLLAAVIALAAAWRGGLGRSHAIGLAATSGLLTVGALAGTARPALPDTWTVPVHLACGIALLAAVRVGRLPVSVRDGLIRASAAVQGLAVLWALPVVAITLAGPAAWMSQAWSGAPANARTAVTVAAPWPPDMAAAPLVLVAVAAVLALAVRTPEWRPRALTGALTLTWAAALTVPAVLELPYITGLLLLGALTAVALASPYGQPTTTILALITSACLSCGALASQTATLATLTALTAFFSAVSWRLTSVTAPAALAYAAALACATGAAADWQPQYTALLLLSVPVAAALIAPRVKERIPIEATGALAGLFAIGLAATDLPMLAVVLALCAVIAAGTAIRPDRRPAGYAAAVLFVLATWVRLAAWTVDIPEAYTVPVTVPALLVGFLRRRRDPQTSSWTAYAPGLAATLLPSLAAAWSDPNWTRPLLLGLAALSLTLLGAGYNLRAPLLLGGTVLSLDALHELAPYIVQVTEALPRWVLPALAGILLLGLGATYEQRIRDVRRARDLLGKMN; encoded by the coding sequence ATGCCGTACGACGTGACGCGGACCACACTCCATGGCATGACGCACATCCTGCCCCCGGCCGAGGAGCTACGGCTTCTCGACGCCGAGCTGTGGCAACTCGACCGCCGTCGGGCCCAGTTGCTGGCCCGCCGCACGTGGCTCGTGGCGGCGCTTCAGCCACGGCCGACGCAACCGAACCCGGCGACCGCCCCCCGCCAGGAGACCAGCGCGCCCGGCGTACAGAACCTCCTCCTGCTGCTGGGCGGTCTGCTGCTCACCATCGCGGCGACGGTGTTCACTCTGGTCAGCTGGGGTCACATGAGCATCGCCGGCCGGGCCCTGGTGCTCGGTGCGGTCACGCTGGCCGCGCTCACCGCCCCGCTGGCCCTGGTGCGGCGCGGGCTGCGCGCGACGGCCGAGTCGGTGGGGGGCCTGGGACTGGCGTTGACGGTGCTCGACGCGTACGCGCTGTACGCGGTCGCGTTCCCCGGGACAGGTGTCGCGGGTTACACGGCGGTCGCGTCGGCGGTGCTGGCCGGTCTCTGGACGGCGTACGGCCTGCTGCCCCGCGTGACCGATCTGCGTCTGCCCCTCCCCGCCGCGCTCGTCGCGGCCCAACTCCCCATGTTCTTCTGGGCCCTGTCGTCCTCGGCGGGTTCCCACGGGATCGCGGCCGCGCTCCTGGTGACGGCCGCGTTCGACACAGCTGTGGCGCTCCGGGTGGCCGCCGGGTCCGTCCGTGTCGTCGCCGTGGTCGGCGCGTACGGCCTGGGCGCCCCGGGCGCACTGACGGCCGGCTGGCTCTCCTGGACGGCCACCGGTCCGGGCGCCGCCGCCCGTGCGGCGGCACTCGTCCTCCTCGCGGCGGTGATCGCCCTGGCGGCGGCATGGCGGGGTGGCCTGGGCAGGAGCCACGCCATCGGCCTCGCCGCGACCTCCGGTCTCCTCACGGTCGGCGCGCTCGCGGGCACAGCCCGGCCCGCACTGCCGGACACGTGGACGGTTCCGGTTCATCTCGCCTGCGGGATCGCCCTGTTGGCGGCGGTACGGGTCGGCCGGCTGCCGGTGTCGGTGCGGGACGGGCTGATCCGGGCCTCCGCCGCCGTACAGGGGCTGGCGGTGTTGTGGGCGCTGCCCGTCGTGGCGATCACACTGGCCGGACCGGCCGCCTGGATGTCGCAGGCCTGGTCCGGGGCGCCGGCGAACGCCCGCACGGCGGTGACGGTCGCCGCGCCCTGGCCCCCGGACATGGCGGCGGCTCCGCTCGTCCTGGTGGCGGTCGCGGCGGTGCTCGCCCTCGCCGTAAGGACCCCGGAATGGCGCCCCCGGGCCCTGACCGGCGCGCTGACACTCACCTGGGCCGCAGCTCTGACCGTTCCGGCGGTCCTCGAACTCCCCTACATCACCGGCCTGTTGCTGCTCGGAGCCCTGACCGCGGTCGCCCTCGCATCGCCGTACGGGCAACCGACCACGACGATCCTCGCCCTCATCACCTCCGCCTGCCTCTCCTGCGGCGCCCTGGCCTCGCAGACGGCGACCCTCGCCACGCTCACCGCCCTCACCGCCTTCTTCTCGGCGGTCTCCTGGCGGCTCACTTCCGTCACGGCCCCGGCCGCCCTCGCGTACGCCGCCGCGCTGGCCTGTGCCACGGGAGCGGCCGCGGACTGGCAGCCGCAGTACACCGCTCTGCTGCTCCTGTCGGTCCCGGTGGCCGCGGCCCTGATCGCACCGCGCGTGAAGGAGCGGATTCCCATAGAGGCGACGGGAGCCCTCGCCGGACTGTTCGCCATCGGACTCGCGGCGACCGACCTGCCGATGCTCGCCGTGGTCCTGGCCCTGTGTGCGGTGATCGCCGCGGGCACGGCGATCCGCCCGGACCGCCGCCCGGCCGGGTACGCGGCCGCGGTCCTGTTCGTCCTGGCCACGTGGGTACGCCTGGCTGCCTGGACCGTGGACATCCCCGAGGCCTACACCGTCCCGGTGACCGTCCCGGCCCTGCTGGTCGGCTTCCTCCGCAGGCGCCGCGACCCGCAGACCTCGTCCTGGACGGCGTACGCCCCCGGTCTGGCCGCCACCCTCCTGCCGAGTCTCGCCGCGGCCTGGAGCGACCCGAACTGGACGCGCCCCCTTCTGCTGGGTCTGGCCGCCCTGTCCCTGACACTGCTCGGCGCCGGTTACAACCTCCGCGCACCGCTCCTGTTGGGCGGCACGGTTCTGTCCCTGGACGCGCTGCACGAGCTGGCCCCGTACATCGTCCAGGTGACCGAGGCACTTCCCCGCTGGGTACTTCCCGCCTTGGCCGGCATCCTCCTGCTCGGGCTGGGAGCGACGTACGAGCAGCGCATCCGGGATGTCCGCAGGGCGCGAGACCTCCTGGGGAAGATGAACTGA